Proteins co-encoded in one Astyanax mexicanus isolate ESR-SI-001 chromosome 1, AstMex3_surface, whole genome shotgun sequence genomic window:
- the sh2d1aa gene encoding SH2 domain containing 1A duplicate a: protein MEELQMYHGSISKNRAEELLAMAGQDGSFLIRDSESVPDTYCICVLYDQCVFTYRLFQVEGNLWKTETAAGVKERLFRNVTNLIRTFQKPDQGIAMPLLYPVNIDPHHSHHHHQPHLQQKHWKPQSRPHKHINTSQ, encoded by the exons ATGGAAGAATTACAGATGTATCACGGATCTATAAGTAAGAACAGAGCAGAAGAGCTGCTGGCCATGGCTGGACAGGATGGCAGTTTCCTCATCAGAGACAGCGAGAGTGTGCCGGACACTTACTGCATCTGTGTGCT gtaTGACCAGTGTGTGTTCACCTACAGGCTTTTCCAAGTAGAAGGCAACTTATGGAAGACAGAG ACGGCAGCTGGGGTGAAAGAGCGGCTCTTTCGGAATGTCACAAACCTCATCAGGACATTTCAGAAACCAGACCAAGGAATCGCCATGCCCCTTCTGTACCCGGTTAACATCGACCCACACCACAGCCACCACCATCACCAGCCACACTTACAGCAGAAGCACTGGAAGCCCCAGTCCAGACcccataaacacataaacacttcACAATAA